From Fusobacterium varium:
TGCTGTTATAGCTCTCAGAAAATTTAAAATAAATCCTATCTGCGTAATGCTTGTATCTGGAATTTTTGGAATAGGTGTGTATGAATTTTTAGTATAAAGAAAATGCTGAAAGCTATAACTTTCAGCATTTTTTCATAAATTCAAACCAATTTTTATACTCTTCTTTATGTATACTGTCCTTTAAAAAAACAAAATTAAATTCTCTTTCTGCATGAAAATTTTTCAATTTTATAACTGAAACTTCTCCATTTTTAATTTCTTTTTCAACTGCTATCTTATATATAAAAGTTATTCCTGTATTATTTTTTATCATTTCTTTTATTACTTTTATATTTTCTATTTCATATTTTTTTGTAAAATCATTAATTGAAAGATTATTATCATATAGTATTTTTTCAAAAATATCTCTGCTTCCTGAACCTTTTTCTCTTACTATTATTCTTTCCTCTAAAATTTCCTCAAATGTAAATTCTCCTTGAGAAAATCTATTTTTATCAGAACATACTGCAACAAATTCCTCTTTTGAAAAAAGAAATGAATCATATTTCGTTTTTTCAAAAAATCCTTCTACTAAAAGAAAATCTATATCTCCATTTTCTAATTTTTCAAGTAATAATTTAGTATCTTTTACTGAGATAGAAACATTTATTTCAGGATAATCAGAAGAAAGTTTTTTTAACACTTTAGGAATTACATACTCACCTATTGTAAGGGTTGCTCCAAAATTTAAAGCATGTTTGTTTGATGAAAGGTTTAATATCTTTTCTCTCATTTTTTCAGAATCAGAATTCATTGCTACTAAATAACGATATAATATTTTTCCATATTCTGTTAAAGACAAAGTTCTTCCTGAATATAGAAAAAGTTTATTTTTATAAAATTCTTCCAAGAATTTTATATGCTGAGTCACAGCAGGCTGTGTCATATGAAGATTCTCAGCAGTCTTGGTATAACTTAATGTCTTACATAATTCCAGAAATGTATAAATCCTAAAGTCAAGCATTATATCCCTCCTATAAAAAAATGATTCAAAAGTTAAAAATTCAACATCCCCACTTTTGAATCATTCTTATTAGTAATTAATTAAAATCCTCTTATTAAAATTGTGAGTATTGCTGCTATCACAAATAAAACTACAATTCCTCCAATAGTAGAAAGAAGACTTAAACCTATTTTTGTTCCTAAAGGCTTATCTGTAAGAAATGTATTTCTTACAAAATAAATATTAGCTACAGCAAATACTGCTCCTAAAACTCCTCCTCTTATCAAAAATAAAAATGAAGGTATTATAAAAAAATAAGCTATTTTGGAATAATTTTCCATTATTTTTACTTTTTCATTTTTATCAATAACTATCATTGGCGAATTAAAAAAATTATCTGATATCTTAACTTCTCTTTCTACACCCTGATCATCTATCAATCTTGTTTTTCCCCATTTTAATTTGACAGGATTCCCGTTATACTTAAGAATACTTTTTAAACCAGATATTTCCCAAACTATTTTATTTTCTGTAAAACTTGGATGCTCCACTTTAAATTCCATATTCATTCCCCCATTTTAGATATTTTATGTAAAATTTAATTAACTGCATGTACCTAATTTATATAAACTTTCTTTCATAATATGGACTTTCTTTTCTGGAAGAAGTATTGTTATTCTGTCTCCTGCTTCTATCCTAGTATTTCCTTTGGGAATTATTTCATGTTCATTTCGTATAATTGCCACTACCAGAACATCTTCAGCCCAGTTTACTTCACATATTCTCTTTCCATCCAATTCAGATTCCCCAGTTACTGGAACAGTTATTATAGTTTTTTTACTAGGTTCCAATTTTTCACTTGGAACATCTTTTGCCATTCTCTCATAAAGAATTTCATAAATTGGTTCCAATCCTAATAAATCTGTTATATAATATGCTACCACAGAAACTGTTACAAGTGCAAGTAAATGGTCAAAATTTCCTGTCATTTCTAAAATAAGGACTGCTCCAGTTATAGGAGCTCTTACTACTGCCACAAAATATCCTGCCATTCCCAATACCATATAATGTGGTATAAATTCTGGTCCCACTCCTAATATGTTAACCAGCACTATTCCATATATTTTTCCTAATATAGCTCCTAATACCAGCATTGGGAGAAATATTCCTCCTGCAAAACCTGTTGCATAAGATAATGCAGTAAATAACAATTTCACAATAAATATAATAACAAGTAATTGTATAGTTCTGTTTCCTCCTGCCATTTCTTCAACTAATTCATGCCCTCCACCTGTTACTTCTGGCAAAATAAAACATAAAATAAATGAAGTTGTCATAACAAAAGAAACTTTTGCCCATCTTGGTAATTTAGCACCTTTATAGATATCTTGAACTTTTATTAAAGTCATTGTAAATATTTTTCCAAAAAATGCTATAACTATACCAAAACAAACAAATAATCCAAATTGAAAATAAGGATTTATTTCCTTAGGATAATTCACAGTTAAGTTAAAAGCAGTCTGCATTCCAAACATTCTTCTTCCAACAAAATCAGATGCAATACTAGCCAAAAAAGTACATATCAATAATTTTGAAGATATAAATTTATGCAGCTCCTCTAAGCTAAACATAACTCCAGCCAAAGGTGCTCCAAAAGCTCCTGCTAATCCAGCACTTGCTCCACTTGTTACAAGATATTTTTTTTCAACAGAATCTCTTTTAAAAATTTTAGTGGCTCCATATCCAATGTAAGATCCTAATTGTACAGAAGGTCCTTCCCTTCCTAATGAAAGTCCGCATCCAATTCCAAATAATCCTCCAATAAATTTTGCAACTAACTCTTGAAACCATTTTACATAGTCAAGCTGTCTTAAAATTATTCCTTTTACTTGTGGTATTCCACTCCCAGATGTTTTGGGATACTTTTTTGCAATTAGATCTACTAATAATCCAATAGCAATAAATCCTGCCCATACCATTGCTAAAAAAATTGGACTTTCCATATCCCTATGACTGAAAATGCTTTCTCTAATGTGATTGGCATAGCCTAATCCCCATCTGTAAATAGAAACAATAAAACCTGTCAATGCTCCTACTCCTAAACAAAGCATATAAAGTTTTCCGCTTCCTTTTTGCAGTAATTTTAAATTATCTTCTGCAGTTTTTTCAGAATTCATAATGAAATCCTCCATAATATATTGATTTTCCTTTTTATTCTATCCTTTTTTCTAATATAATACAATAATTTTTTAAAAAATTTTATGAAAAAATAAAAAAACCAATCCAAGTAAGAAATCTTTATTAAAATCTCCTTTTTGGATTAGTTTTTTATTTTATAATTACTTATTTACAGTCTATTTTTTAGTACCCTTTTATCAACTCAGGATTGATAGTTTTAAATGTTCCTGTAAAGAATCTTAATACTTTTGGCTCATAATCCCATTTTAATCCACTTATATCTTTTCTTCTGTTATACAGGTCTATCACTGCATCTGCTACGAAATCCAAATGTGCATATGTGTATACTCTTCTTGGTATTGTCAATCTGATTGTTTCTAACTTCGGATGATGATCTTTTCCTGTTACTACATCTCTTCCTGCTGATATGATTCCTCTTTCCATTGTTCTTACTCCTGATGTTTCATACAATGCTGCTGCTAGTGATTGCGCTGGGAATTCATCCTGTGTTAAATGATCCAAAAATGCTCTTGCGTCTACGAATATCGCATGTCCTCCAAATGGTTTTACCATTGGCACTCCTGCTGCTTCTAATTTCTCTCCAAGATATCTGATTTGATTTACTCTATAGCTGATATACTCATATTGAACTGATTCTGTTATACCTATTGCCATA
This genomic window contains:
- a CDS encoding putative transcriptional regulator → MLDFRIYTFLELCKTLSYTKTAENLHMTQPAVTQHIKFLEEFYKNKLFLYSGRTLSLTEYGKILYRYLVAMNSDSEKMREKILNLSSNKHALNFGATLTIGEYVIPKVLKKLSSDYPEINVSISVKDTKLLLEKLENGDIDFLLVEGFFEKTKYDSFLFSKEEFVAVCSDKNRFSQGEFTFEEILEERIIVREKGSGSRDIFEKILYDNNLSINDFTKKYEIENIKVIKEMIKNNTGITFIYKIAVEKEIKNGEVSVIKLKNFHAEREFNFVFLKDSIHKEEYKNWFEFMKKC
- the clcA gene encoding H(+)/Cl(-) exchange transporter ClcA; the protein is MNSEKTAEDNLKLLQKGSGKLYMLCLGVGALTGFIVSIYRWGLGYANHIRESIFSHRDMESPIFLAMVWAGFIAIGLLVDLIAKKYPKTSGSGIPQVKGIILRQLDYVKWFQELVAKFIGGLFGIGCGLSLGREGPSVQLGSYIGYGATKIFKRDSVEKKYLVTSGASAGLAGAFGAPLAGVMFSLEELHKFISSKLLICTFLASIASDFVGRRMFGMQTAFNLTVNYPKEINPYFQFGLFVCFGIVIAFFGKIFTMTLIKVQDIYKGAKLPRWAKVSFVMTTSFILCFILPEVTGGGHELVEEMAGGNRTIQLLVIIFIVKLLFTALSYATGFAGGIFLPMLVLGAILGKIYGIVLVNILGVGPEFIPHYMVLGMAGYFVAVVRAPITGAVLILEMTGNFDHLLALVTVSVVAYYITDLLGLEPIYEILYERMAKDVPSEKLEPSKKTIITVPVTGESELDGKRICEVNWAEDVLVVAIIRNEHEIIPKGNTRIEAGDRITILLPEKKVHIMKESLYKLGTCS